One genomic region from Arthrobacter sp. FB24 encodes:
- the manD gene encoding D-mannonate dehydratase ManD, whose translation MKIIAAEVFVTSPSRNFVTLRITTEDGVTGIGDATLNGRELAVAAYLKEHVAQLLIGKDPHRIEDTWQFLYRSSYWRRGPVTMAAIAAVDMALWDIKGKVAGLPVYQLLGGASRNGLRAYGHASGSDIPSLFDSVREHLELGYKSIRIQTAVPGIKAVYGVAAQAQASGERYDYEPAGRGTFPLEEDWDTRAYLRHLPTVFEAVRNEFGPEIPLLHDGHHRMTPIQAAKLGKALEPYDLFWLEDCTPAENQEGLRLVRQHTTTPLAIGEVFNTVYDFQTLIKEQLIDYVRAASTHFGGISPLKKVMDFAAQYQIKSGFHGPTDISPVGFAAQLHVGLAIHNYGIQEYMQHSDKTNEVFEQSMTFVDGYLHPGDKPGIGVEFNAEAAAAYPYQQAYLPYNRLVDGTVHDW comes from the coding sequence ATGAAAATCATTGCAGCAGAAGTATTCGTCACCAGCCCGTCCCGTAACTTCGTGACCTTGCGGATCACCACCGAGGACGGTGTGACCGGCATCGGTGACGCGACCCTGAACGGCCGCGAGCTCGCGGTGGCGGCGTACTTGAAGGAACACGTCGCGCAGCTGCTGATCGGCAAGGACCCGCACAGGATCGAGGACACCTGGCAGTTCCTGTACCGCTCCTCCTACTGGCGCCGGGGCCCGGTCACCATGGCCGCAATCGCCGCAGTGGACATGGCGCTCTGGGACATCAAGGGTAAGGTGGCCGGGCTGCCGGTCTACCAGCTCCTGGGCGGGGCGTCCCGGAACGGCCTGCGTGCCTACGGCCACGCCTCTGGTTCGGATATCCCCTCGCTGTTTGATTCGGTCCGCGAACACCTGGAGCTGGGCTACAAGTCGATCCGGATCCAGACCGCGGTCCCCGGCATCAAGGCGGTCTACGGCGTGGCCGCGCAGGCCCAGGCCTCGGGGGAGCGTTACGACTATGAACCCGCCGGGCGAGGCACCTTCCCGTTGGAGGAGGACTGGGACACCCGGGCGTACCTGCGCCACCTGCCCACCGTGTTCGAGGCCGTCCGCAACGAATTCGGGCCGGAAATCCCGCTGCTGCACGACGGCCACCACCGCATGACCCCGATCCAGGCGGCCAAGCTGGGCAAGGCACTGGAACCGTATGACCTGTTCTGGCTTGAGGACTGCACGCCGGCCGAAAACCAGGAAGGGCTGCGCCTGGTGCGCCAGCACACCACCACTCCGCTGGCGATCGGTGAAGTATTCAACACCGTGTACGACTTCCAGACCCTGATCAAGGAACAGCTGATCGACTACGTCCGGGCAGCCTCCACGCACTTTGGTGGCATTTCCCCGCTGAAGAAGGTCATGGACTTCGCCGCGCAGTACCAGATCAAGTCCGGCTTCCACGGCCCCACCGACATCTCCCCGGTGGGCTTCGCCGCGCAGCTCCACGTGGGCCTGGCCATCCACAACTACGGCATCCAGGAATACATGCAGCACTCGGACAAGACCAACGAGGTCTTCGAACAGTCCATGACCTTCGTAGACGGTTACCTGCACCCGGGAGACAAGCCCGGCATCGGCGTCGAATTCAACGCCGAAGCCGCAGCCGCCTACCCGTACCAGCAGGCCTACCTCCCGTACAACCGCCTCGTGGACGGCACCGTCCATGACTGGTGA